The Cohnella abietis genome has a segment encoding these proteins:
- a CDS encoding response regulator, whose protein sequence is MYKVMIVDDEPWSRKVIKQLGEWDSLQLTIVGEAEDGSEGLRLIDELQPDIIVTDMRMPGIDGVDLLKALKERHPLLKIIVMSGYDDFVYLKQAIHSQAKDYLLKPVDPDELNAALAQCVKELEQTKQISILTKSVPLLLADSTILDQYLEYRHLVYGYLMDLNATGISHTLNTLQHLLSTEHFEGNSLMEIDDDLMQMLKDFVAASELEQEWDQWIVAHKLGLPEENLPTSVNEMIGRVERIYNQVVEDVQEIRKKRNKLDMNEVLTYINHHYKETISLESLADHFYISKEHLSRTFKAFSGETVNDYIIYKRMEKAKELIVEHKLSIKHAAEMTGYIDVSYFYRVFKKYYGFAPGELRNGKE, encoded by the coding sequence ATGTATAAAGTGATGATTGTTGATGATGAGCCGTGGTCCAGAAAAGTAATTAAGCAGCTAGGTGAATGGGACTCCTTACAATTGACGATCGTTGGAGAAGCGGAGGATGGTTCCGAAGGCTTACGATTGATCGATGAGCTGCAGCCAGACATTATCGTAACCGATATGAGAATGCCAGGCATAGATGGTGTGGATCTTCTGAAAGCTCTGAAGGAGCGACACCCGCTACTCAAAATCATTGTGATGAGCGGGTATGATGATTTTGTCTATCTTAAGCAGGCCATCCATTCCCAAGCCAAAGATTACTTACTTAAGCCAGTCGATCCAGATGAGCTTAACGCCGCACTTGCACAATGTGTGAAGGAATTGGAGCAGACCAAGCAAATCTCGATCTTAACTAAGAGCGTGCCACTTCTACTGGCCGATTCGACGATTTTGGATCAATATCTAGAATACCGTCACCTGGTTTACGGATATTTAATGGATTTGAATGCTACCGGTATCTCGCATACGTTAAATACTTTGCAGCATTTATTGTCTACTGAACACTTCGAGGGCAATAGCCTGATGGAAATTGACGATGATTTAATGCAGATGCTCAAGGATTTTGTAGCAGCAAGCGAGCTAGAGCAAGAATGGGATCAGTGGATTGTTGCGCATAAGCTGGGGCTTCCTGAGGAAAACCTACCGACATCCGTGAACGAAATGATCGGAAGAGTCGAACGAATATACAATCAGGTGGTAGAGGATGTACAAGAAATACGCAAAAAAAGAAATAAATTAGATATGAATGAAGTTCTCACTTACATTAATCATCATTATAAGGAAACAATATCACTAGAGTCTCTAGCTGATCATTTCTATATTAGCAAAGAGCATCTAAGCCGAACCTTCAAAGCATTCAGCGGGGAAACCGTGAACGATTACATTATCTATAAAAGAATGGAAAAGGCCAAAGAGCTGATCGTCGAGCATAAGCTGTCCATTAAGCATGCAGCTGAAATGACTGGGTATATAGACGTTTCTTATTTTTACCGAGTATTTAAGAAGTATTATGGATTTGCTCCAGGAGAATTGCGTAATGGAAAAGAGTGA
- a CDS encoding sensor histidine kinase, whose protein sequence is MKRTIGIRFKLMVLMICLTTLPVATVTWLASNNTRHSVEQEIINANVSRMEWVNQYLNELIQQIDTLFYTVQINTQLMSSLATVDTPILSDQFTTQKYISDTLKQVFYANSNKIDDFTLYIHEYKKAISVNFTSSGNSTYLDIQNGPWSRMLNTPINMYFKQEINGIYAFHSMNRFEDRKLIGGLSARINRKVWDEIGSILKSEQDSSVFLLNDEGELLSGSTNGKDSEETYALISSLDVPETGLGFQKTNKYHFFMQKVSKGKMTIIKAIPVETINQSAQATIKAGILIGILFVVASVLLSILISLRISKPIVSLARTMRKAEIQSFELKSVKNTDEIGLLEHGYNSMMQRMKELIEVEYQREIDMKTSQLRTLQAQINPHFLNNTLHLIGGMALEKDAPEIYRVTRVIGDLLRYSISTGSDLVLFGDELKHMQNYIFIQEQRFTGRCQVIVNNDETSLEYRLPKFTLQPIVENAFEHGLQSKAGSWSVEVRIKQIRNRILIAVMDSGVGLDEDKLREIRHDMQSGNESNINLPDKEPSGRRKGIGLKNVDSRLKLHFGERSGIRIYSRKGMGTIVLFKLPMKVKGGFEDV, encoded by the coding sequence GTGAAGAGAACAATAGGGATTCGATTTAAGCTGATGGTGCTGATGATATGCCTAACGACTTTACCGGTGGCAACCGTAACATGGCTTGCTTCTAATAACACTCGTCATTCGGTTGAACAGGAAATCATCAATGCGAACGTTTCGCGGATGGAATGGGTGAATCAGTATCTTAATGAGCTCATTCAGCAGATCGACACTTTATTTTATACGGTTCAGATTAATACACAGTTAATGAGCAGCTTGGCCACGGTAGATACTCCTATTCTAAGCGATCAATTTACAACGCAGAAATACATCAGTGATACCCTCAAGCAAGTATTCTATGCCAACTCCAATAAAATCGATGATTTCACCTTATACATTCATGAGTATAAAAAAGCGATATCTGTGAACTTTACCAGTAGTGGAAATAGTACTTATCTGGATATTCAAAATGGGCCATGGAGCCGAATGCTGAATACCCCTATTAACATGTATTTCAAGCAGGAGATTAATGGGATATATGCCTTTCATAGCATGAATCGGTTCGAGGATCGCAAGCTAATCGGGGGTCTCTCCGCTAGAATAAACCGTAAGGTTTGGGATGAAATAGGCAGCATTCTTAAGTCAGAGCAGGATAGCTCTGTTTTCTTGCTCAACGATGAAGGTGAATTGTTGTCTGGTTCGACTAATGGCAAAGATTCAGAAGAAACTTATGCTCTAATTAGCAGTCTGGATGTGCCGGAGACGGGACTGGGCTTTCAGAAAACGAATAAATATCATTTTTTCATGCAGAAGGTTAGCAAGGGGAAAATGACCATTATTAAAGCGATCCCTGTGGAAACGATTAATCAGAGCGCACAAGCTACGATTAAAGCGGGTATACTCATTGGGATATTGTTTGTAGTGGCTTCCGTGCTCCTTTCCATTCTAATCTCACTTCGAATCAGTAAACCGATAGTTAGTCTTGCTCGGACGATGAGGAAGGCGGAAATTCAAAGCTTTGAATTGAAATCTGTTAAAAATACCGATGAGATCGGCTTGCTAGAGCATGGTTATAATTCGATGATGCAGCGGATGAAAGAGCTAATTGAGGTCGAATACCAGAGAGAGATTGATATGAAGACCTCGCAGCTGAGAACATTACAAGCGCAAATTAATCCCCATTTTCTGAATAATACGCTGCACTTAATTGGGGGTATGGCATTAGAAAAGGATGCACCGGAAATCTACCGAGTCACTAGGGTAATCGGAGATTTATTGAGGTATTCGATAAGCACCGGAAGCGATCTCGTTTTATTTGGCGATGAGCTAAAGCATATGCAGAACTATATTTTTATCCAAGAGCAAAGATTCACCGGACGATGCCAAGTTATCGTTAACAATGACGAGACCTCTCTAGAGTATCGACTTCCTAAATTCACATTACAGCCCATTGTGGAAAATGCGTTCGAGCATGGCCTGCAAAGCAAGGCTGGTAGCTGGTCTGTCGAAGTAAGAATAAAGCAAATTCGTAATCGCATTCTCATTGCCGTTATGGATAGTGGTGTCGGCTTAGATGAGGATAAGCTTCGTGAAATTCGTCATGACATGCAATCTGGGAATGAAAGTAACATTAACCTCCCTGATAAAGAGCCGAGTGGAAGAAGGAAAGGGATTGGGTTGAAAAATGTGGATTCCCGATTAAAGCTCCATTTCGGTGAACGTTCAGGCATACGGATATATAGCAGGAAAGGCATGGGAACGATCGTCTTATTTAAGCTTCCTATGAAAGTAAAGGGTGGATTTGAAGATGTATAA